The DNA region TAGGctcatcttctgcttcttttcctaGAAAGCAGCAGCGAAGAGTTTCGGAGAACCGTATTAGGTAAGTCGCAATTAATCCTccctcatatttctttttttcattagcaACTTTTCAGTTCTCCGATGTCTTGTTATCATCATTACTTTGTGAAGAGTTATAATCAGTGAtagaaacactaaaaataaaggcAGTCCTTTCTAACCTTGGTCTTGGGGACCACGAGCAACACTCTAACATGATGTCTAGCCTGGATGACACTGGCTGTGCTGCCTGTTCCCTCAGGCCAGAAATGATTGTTGAGAGAGGACAACAAAGGGAAGGAGTCACAATTCTGACTCCTGCAGCCTACTGAGAGCCAACCCCTCCATTGActgtttccttcttcctcagTATTCTTCTCTTTAAATGTATGGTTtagaaaaaatgcaaagaagcTAGGTCTGGttcatttttcctgtttctctgctcAGCTGTGTCACAGTACCTAATTAAAATTGGCAAGTTATTTAAAGATCCAGTATAGGCCAtcgtgttctctctctctctctctctctctctctctctctctctctctctctcccctattATTGCTCCACCTGGTTTTAGAGCCAGAGGGTTCCATATACACTCTCCACAGGCCAGACTTGGAGTCACAGTTGGCAGGTTACGTCAGTGACACAAAATATATCTGGAAGCATAACTGACATGATTAatccctttgcttttcttctgtccTTGTAGATATTGTCTGCCAATTCTAAGATATCCATCACCTTtttgccaaactgtttttctcCAGAGCAAAGAACTAAGACTCAGTGTCACTAGTATGTGGGTGAACAGGAGTACTGCAAAAACAAGTGAATAGGAAGGAAGCTGGTAGTTGAGAGATGGGTTTTGGAGAAAGGGACTGTCTGAAAAGCTTATGAGAGATCAAAATGAGAGGGGAGCCTTCCATCACCTAGTTCCTCTCTTTTTGTGCCATACCCTGTAGATAGAACCAGCTCAGACTCAAGCTCAGATGAGGATTTTTTCATACGACGTCCTGGAAAACACAGAGAACACAGAGGACCACCACCTTCTCCTAATGATGAAAACGAAGATGAGGAAGCTCCACCAGGGCCACCCCCACCAGGGCCACCCCCACCCAGTGATGAACCTCAGCCAAATCCACCCCCACCAGAGGAGCAACCTGAGCAGAGTTCAGATGAGGA from Bos mutus isolate GX-2022 chromosome 5, NWIPB_WYAK_1.1, whole genome shotgun sequence includes:
- the LOC106700781 gene encoding salivary acidic proline-rich phosphoprotein 1/2-like, producing the protein MLLILLSVALLALGSVQGSDSESSSEEFRRTVLDRTSSDSSSDEDFFIRRPGKHREHRGPPPSPNDENEDEEAPPGPPPPGPPPPSDEPQPNPPPPEEQPEQSSDED